Proteins encoded in a region of the Variovorax sp. PAMC 28711 genome:
- a CDS encoding peptidoglycan D,D-transpeptidase FtsI family protein, with protein sequence MARNSRSVQYASSPLLASKTPVWRSKFIVAGIALCFLVLAARAAYVQVFGNAFFQRQGEVRFTRTLELPANRGRILDRNGLILASSVVAPSIWAIPEDVERDDPEVKAKLKQVAKLLEMSQKDFDKKLEDEDKTFVWVKRQVDAPIAKQIADLNIKGIYQRKEYKRQYPEGEAAAHVVGFTNVEDSGQEGIELEFNKELAGKAGSRRVIKDRLGRVVEGVGETIPPLDGKDIQLSVDSKVQFFAYQKLRDAVILRKAKAGSVVVLDSITGEVLALANYPSYVPDKRQNLTGEQLRNRAMTDTFEPGSTMKPITVGMALEAGRVKPSTIIDTSPGRYQLGGFTISDTHNYGALTVEGVIQKSSNVGALKIAQKMQPHEMWDTYTALGYGQKPVIQFPGAVTGRLRPWKTWKPVEQATMAYGYGLSASLFQMAHSYTSFAHDGSVIPVTMLKSAVPAVGVRVFSAENAHAVRKMLQMAAAPGGTGPLAQTVGYSVGGKSGTAHKQVGKGYASNKYRAWFTGMAPIEKTRIIVGVMIDEPSDGVYFGGLAAAPVFSEVVQQTLRMMNVPPDLAVKPLVTTQGVDESF encoded by the coding sequence ATGGCGCGCAACAGTCGTAGCGTGCAGTACGCCTCCAGCCCCTTGCTCGCAAGCAAGACGCCGGTCTGGCGCAGCAAGTTCATCGTGGCCGGCATCGCGTTGTGCTTTCTGGTGCTGGCAGCGCGCGCCGCGTATGTGCAGGTGTTCGGCAACGCGTTCTTCCAGCGCCAGGGCGAAGTGCGTTTCACGCGCACGCTCGAGCTGCCCGCCAACCGCGGCCGCATCCTGGACCGCAACGGGCTCATCCTCGCGTCCAGCGTGGTGGCGCCCAGCATCTGGGCGATTCCCGAAGACGTCGAACGCGACGACCCGGAAGTGAAGGCCAAGCTCAAGCAGGTCGCCAAGCTGCTCGAGATGTCGCAGAAGGATTTCGACAAGAAGCTCGAAGACGAAGACAAGACCTTTGTCTGGGTCAAGCGGCAGGTCGACGCCCCCATCGCCAAGCAGATCGCCGACCTCAACATCAAGGGCATCTACCAGCGCAAGGAATACAAGCGCCAGTACCCCGAAGGCGAAGCGGCCGCGCACGTGGTTGGCTTTACCAACGTCGAGGACAGCGGGCAGGAAGGCATCGAGCTGGAGTTCAACAAGGAGCTGGCCGGCAAGGCGGGTTCGCGTCGCGTCATCAAGGACCGGCTCGGCCGCGTGGTCGAAGGCGTCGGCGAAACGATTCCGCCGCTCGACGGCAAGGACATCCAGCTCAGCGTCGACAGCAAGGTGCAGTTCTTCGCCTACCAGAAGCTGCGCGATGCGGTCATCTTGCGCAAAGCCAAGGCGGGCAGCGTCGTGGTGCTCGACTCGATCACCGGCGAGGTGCTGGCGCTCGCCAACTACCCGAGCTACGTGCCCGACAAGCGCCAGAACCTGACCGGTGAACAGCTGCGCAATCGCGCGATGACCGACACCTTCGAGCCCGGTTCGACGATGAAGCCGATCACCGTCGGCATGGCGCTCGAAGCCGGCCGCGTGAAGCCTTCGACCATCATCGACACCAGCCCCGGCCGCTACCAGCTGGGCGGCTTCACGATCAGCGACACCCACAACTACGGTGCGCTGACGGTGGAGGGCGTGATCCAGAAATCGAGCAACGTGGGCGCGCTCAAGATCGCGCAGAAGATGCAGCCGCACGAGATGTGGGACACCTACACCGCGCTCGGCTACGGCCAGAAACCCGTGATCCAGTTCCCCGGCGCCGTGACCGGGCGCCTGCGTCCGTGGAAGACCTGGAAGCCCGTCGAGCAGGCCACGATGGCCTATGGCTACGGCCTCTCGGCATCGCTGTTCCAGATGGCGCATTCGTACACCTCGTTCGCGCACGACGGTTCGGTCATTCCGGTCACCATGCTCAAGAGCGCCGTGCCCGCCGTGGGCGTGCGCGTGTTCTCGGCCGAGAACGCGCACGCGGTGCGAAAAATGCTGCAGATGGCGGCAGCGCCCGGCGGCACCGGACCGCTGGCACAGACTGTGGGCTACTCGGTCGGCGGCAAGTCGGGCACCGCGCACAAGCAGGTCGGCAAGGGTTATGCGAGCAACAAGTACCGCGCGTGGTTCACCGGCATGGCACCGATCGAGAAGACCCGCATCATCGTCGGCGTGATGATCGACGAACCGAGCGACGGCGTGTACTTCGGCGGCCTGGCCGCCGCGCCCGTGTTCAGCGAAGTCGTGCAGCAAACGCTGCGCATGATGAACGTGCCGCCGGACCTCGCGGTCAAGCCGCTGGTCACGACGCAAGGCGTGGACGAAAGCTTCTGA
- the murD gene encoding UDP-N-acetylmuramoyl-L-alanine--D-glutamate ligase has translation MKHLQDLHVLILGLGASGLAMARWCARHGAHVTVADTREAPPQLATLQHDVPAAVFVGGPFSAALVDGTAVRAVYRSPGLSPAAIAPVVGAAKATGLTVGGELDLFALALRDLRTADVPPPVAPVPQPQAEIEMAEQAPVVEAAVETEPQPEVEAEIEPPVALAPSEPEAPPAAPAAANSVHTAARDAAAFVARIAELSAAPVVPVPEDDKPLPIAAPEPLPPEGYTPAVLAITGTNGKTTVTALTGLLVECAGKTVAIAGNIGPTLLDTLAAHLDTDTLPEVWVLELSSFQLDGVQGFEPTAATALNLTQDHLDWHGDMAAYAGAKARVFGEHGLMLLNRDDAGVMAMLPPPVRAKLQRPLIREHVTFGAGMPLRPGDYGIERVNGMSWLVRALEADETQKRKRGAIVQEEIFLQRFLPADALRIRGQHNALNALAALALATAAGCQLAPMLYGLRDYRGEPHRVAPVAIVDAVEYFDDSKGTNVGATVAALGGLGVERRVVVILGGEGKGQDFSPLAAPVAQFARAVVLIGRDAPLIAAALEGTGVSLLNAGTLPEAVSLAAGRAHPGDAVLLSPACASFDMFRDYEHRADVFCEAVLALADAPRVNAGEAA, from the coding sequence ATGAAGCATCTGCAAGACCTTCACGTGCTGATCCTGGGCCTGGGTGCCTCGGGCCTGGCCATGGCGCGATGGTGCGCCCGCCACGGTGCGCACGTGACCGTGGCCGACACGCGCGAAGCGCCGCCGCAGCTGGCGACGCTGCAGCACGACGTGCCGGCGGCGGTGTTCGTCGGCGGACCGTTCTCGGCCGCGTTGGTCGACGGTACGGCGGTGCGCGCGGTGTACCGCTCGCCGGGCCTCTCGCCTGCGGCCATCGCACCGGTGGTCGGCGCTGCGAAGGCGACGGGCCTCACGGTGGGCGGCGAGCTGGACCTGTTCGCGTTGGCGTTGCGCGATCTTCGGACAGCCGACGTGCCACCTCCGGTCGCGCCCGTGCCGCAACCGCAGGCGGAGATCGAGATGGCCGAGCAAGCGCCGGTCGTGGAAGCAGCGGTCGAAACCGAGCCACAGCCCGAGGTCGAAGCCGAAATCGAACCTCCCGTCGCGCTCGCTCCAAGCGAACCGGAGGCGCCGCCCGCCGCCCCGGCTGCTGCGAACTCCGTCCACACCGCCGCGCGCGACGCCGCCGCGTTCGTCGCCCGCATCGCCGAACTGTCGGCTGCCCCGGTCGTCCCGGTGCCGGAAGACGACAAGCCGTTGCCGATCGCCGCGCCCGAACCGCTGCCGCCCGAGGGCTACACCCCGGCGGTGCTCGCCATCACCGGCACCAACGGCAAGACCACCGTCACAGCGCTGACGGGCCTGTTGGTCGAATGCGCAGGCAAGACCGTGGCGATCGCCGGCAACATCGGCCCGACGCTGCTCGACACGCTGGCTGCGCACCTCGATACCGACACGTTGCCCGAGGTGTGGGTGCTCGAACTGTCCAGCTTCCAGCTCGACGGCGTGCAGGGTTTCGAGCCGACCGCCGCCACCGCGCTCAACCTGACACAGGACCACCTCGACTGGCACGGCGACATGGCTGCCTATGCCGGCGCCAAGGCGCGGGTGTTCGGCGAGCACGGCCTGATGCTGCTCAACCGCGACGACGCCGGCGTGATGGCGATGCTGCCGCCGCCGGTGCGCGCCAAGCTGCAGCGTCCGCTGATCCGCGAGCACGTCACTTTCGGCGCCGGCATGCCGCTGCGACCGGGCGACTACGGCATCGAACGCGTGAACGGCATGAGCTGGCTGGTGCGTGCGCTGGAAGCCGACGAAACGCAAAAGCGCAAGCGCGGCGCCATCGTGCAAGAAGAAATTTTCCTGCAACGGTTCCTGCCGGCCGATGCGCTGCGCATTCGCGGCCAGCACAACGCGCTGAATGCACTGGCAGCGCTGGCGCTCGCCACGGCGGCGGGCTGCCAGCTCGCGCCGATGCTCTACGGCCTGCGCGACTACCGCGGCGAGCCGCACCGCGTGGCGCCGGTCGCCATCGTCGACGCGGTCGAGTACTTCGACGACAGCAAGGGCACGAACGTCGGCGCCACGGTGGCCGCGCTCGGTGGCCTCGGCGTCGAGCGCCGCGTGGTCGTCATCCTGGGCGGCGAAGGCAAGGGGCAGGACTTCTCGCCGCTGGCTGCGCCGGTGGCCCAGTTCGCCCGCGCCGTGGTGTTGATCGGGCGCGATGCGCCGCTCATCGCCGCTGCGCTCGAAGGCACCGGCGTGTCGTTGCTGAACGCCGGGACATTGCCCGAAGCGGTGTCGCTCGCGGCGGGCCGCGCGCACCCCGGTGACGCCGTTCTGCTGTCCCCGGCGTGCGCCAGTTTCGACATGTTCCGCGACTACGAACACCGCGCCGACGTTTTTTGCGAAGCGGTCCTGGCGCTCGCCGATGCCCCGCGCGTAAACGCTGGAGAAGCTGCATGA
- the rsmH gene encoding 16S rRNA (cytosine(1402)-N(4))-methyltransferase RsmH gives MTQPWTHTTVLLNEAVEALFPDAATPASGTFVDATFGRGGHAREILARLAPEGRLIAFDKDVEAVAEAARITDARFSIRHQGFRELGQLPRASVAGLLMDLGISSPQIDNPARGFSFRFDGPLDMRMDTTRGESVAEWLATAEIQQIAEVIRDYGEERFAVQIAKAIDARRQERGPISTTTELAELVAGTVKTREQGQNPATRTFQALRIFINAELEELQQALDASLDVLQPNGRLAVISFHSLEDRIVKQFIAKHSKEVYDRRAPFAAPTVMKLRVLDRIKPSAAEVAGNKRSRSAILRVAERTAA, from the coding sequence GTGACCCAGCCATGGACCCATACAACCGTCTTGTTGAACGAAGCGGTGGAAGCGCTCTTTCCCGATGCGGCGACGCCGGCGTCGGGCACTTTCGTCGACGCGACCTTCGGACGGGGCGGCCATGCCCGCGAAATCCTCGCGCGGCTGGCCCCGGAGGGCCGGCTCATCGCATTCGACAAGGATGTGGAAGCGGTCGCCGAAGCAGCGCGCATCACCGATGCGCGTTTTTCCATCCGACACCAGGGATTCCGGGAGCTCGGGCAGTTGCCCAGGGCCAGCGTCGCCGGCCTGTTGATGGACCTCGGCATCAGCTCTCCCCAGATCGACAACCCCGCACGGGGTTTTTCTTTTCGTTTCGACGGCCCGCTCGACATGCGCATGGACACCACGCGCGGCGAGAGCGTGGCCGAGTGGCTGGCAACGGCCGAAATCCAGCAGATTGCAGAGGTGATTCGTGACTATGGCGAAGAACGGTTTGCTGTTCAGATTGCAAAGGCGATTGATGCTCGCCGACAAGAACGGGGCCCAATTTCAACCACCACCGAGCTGGCCGAGCTCGTGGCTGGCACGGTCAAAACCCGCGAGCAGGGCCAGAACCCTGCAACGCGCACATTTCAGGCTCTTCGGATTTTCATCAACGCCGAGCTTGAAGAGTTGCAACAGGCGCTAGACGCGAGCCTCGACGTGCTGCAACCCAACGGCCGCCTCGCAGTGATCAGCTTCCATTCGCTGGAAGACCGCATCGTGAAGCAGTTCATCGCCAAACACTCGAAGGAGGTCTACGACCGCCGTGCGCCGTTCGCCGCGCCGACGGTGATGAAGTTGCGCGTGCTCGACCGCATCAAGCCGTCGGCCGCCGAAGTCGCTGGCAACAAGCGCTCGCGCAGCGCGATCCTGCGCGTGGCCGAGCGCACCGCCGCCTGA
- the ftsW gene encoding putative lipid II flippase FtsW, whose translation MNSAAVPNSPEEKSSRFGGWFGRAKRGIDALPIHLPVHLGGAGTTQTKAAPVRVLGFDQALVWVTVALLTWGLVMVYSASIALPDNPRFARQGYGPMFFLSRHAMSLVIAVVAALLTFQVPMKTWERVAPWLFVASLLLLVAVLIPHIGINVNGARRWLPMGFMRFQPSELAKLAMVLYAASYMVRKMEIKERFFRAVLPMGIAVVVVGMLLLAEPDMGAFMVIAVIAMGILFLGGVNARMFFVIAMLVVAAFASIVASSSWRRERIFAYLDPWSEHNALGKGYQLSHSLIAIGRGEVWGVGLGGSIEKLHWLPEAHTDFLLAVIGEEFGLVGVLLAIGLFLWLTRRIMHIGRQSIALDRVFSGLVAQGIGIWIGFQTFINMGVNLGALPTKGLTLPLMSFGGSAILFNLIALAIVLRIDYENRVMMRGGRV comes from the coding sequence ATGAACAGCGCCGCCGTCCCGAATTCGCCGGAAGAAAAAAGCAGCCGCTTCGGTGGCTGGTTCGGCCGTGCCAAGCGCGGCATCGATGCGTTGCCCATCCATCTGCCGGTCCACCTCGGCGGCGCCGGAACAACCCAGACCAAGGCCGCACCTGTGCGGGTGCTCGGCTTCGACCAGGCGCTGGTGTGGGTCACGGTCGCGCTGCTGACCTGGGGCCTGGTGATGGTCTATTCGGCATCGATCGCCTTGCCGGACAACCCGCGCTTCGCGCGCCAGGGCTACGGGCCGATGTTCTTCCTGAGTCGGCACGCCATGTCGCTCGTCATCGCGGTCGTTGCCGCGCTCCTGACCTTCCAGGTCCCCATGAAAACCTGGGAGCGCGTGGCGCCCTGGCTTTTCGTCGCGTCACTGCTCCTGCTGGTGGCCGTGCTGATCCCGCACATCGGCATCAACGTGAACGGCGCGCGCCGCTGGCTGCCGATGGGCTTCATGCGCTTCCAGCCGTCGGAGCTCGCGAAGCTCGCGATGGTGCTCTACGCGGCCAGTTACATGGTGCGCAAGATGGAGATCAAAGAGCGCTTTTTCCGGGCCGTGCTGCCGATGGGCATCGCCGTGGTGGTCGTGGGCATGCTGCTGCTGGCCGAGCCCGACATGGGCGCCTTCATGGTCATTGCCGTCATCGCGATGGGCATCCTGTTTCTCGGCGGCGTGAACGCGCGCATGTTCTTCGTGATCGCGATGCTGGTGGTGGCGGCTTTCGCCTCGATCGTGGCGTCGAGTTCGTGGCGGCGCGAGCGCATCTTTGCCTACCTCGATCCGTGGAGCGAGCACAACGCGCTGGGCAAGGGTTATCAGCTTTCGCACTCGCTGATCGCCATCGGGCGCGGCGAGGTCTGGGGTGTCGGGCTCGGCGGCAGCATCGAGAAGCTGCACTGGTTGCCCGAAGCGCACACCGACTTCCTGCTCGCGGTGATCGGCGAAGAATTCGGTCTGGTGGGCGTGCTGCTCGCGATCGGACTGTTCCTGTGGCTGACGCGCCGGATCATGCACATCGGCCGCCAGTCGATCGCGCTCGACCGCGTGTTCTCCGGCCTGGTGGCGCAGGGCATCGGCATCTGGATCGGCTTCCAGACCTTCATCAACATGGGCGTGAACCTCGGCGCGCTGCCGACCAAGGGACTGACCTTGCCGCTCATGAGCTTTGGTGGCTCGGCCATCCTGTTCAACCTGATCGCGCTGGCCATCGTGCTGCGCATCGACTACGAGAACCGCGTGATGATGCGCGGGGGTCGCGTATGA
- the ftsL gene encoding cell division protein FtsL, producing the protein MARLNLLLLIAVIATALYLVHTQYQSRQLFTEFDRVQNEARRLELDGDRLQVEKRAQATPLRVEKLAKEQLKMRTTTPAITQYVRPDGSVIPAVVAPAPPASAAQPAKRVR; encoded by the coding sequence ATGGCGCGCCTCAACCTGCTCCTGCTGATCGCCGTGATTGCCACGGCGCTCTACCTCGTGCACACGCAGTACCAGTCGCGTCAGCTGTTCACCGAATTCGATCGGGTGCAGAACGAGGCGCGCCGCCTGGAGCTCGATGGCGACCGCCTGCAAGTGGAAAAACGCGCACAGGCCACGCCGCTGCGTGTCGAGAAGCTCGCCAAGGAGCAGCTCAAGATGCGCACGACCACGCCGGCCATCACGCAGTACGTGCGGCCCGACGGTTCGGTGATCCCTGCAGTGGTGGCGCCTGCGCCACCGGCTTCGGCCGCGCAGCCTGCGAAGCGGGTGCGTTGA
- a CDS encoding UDP-N-acetylmuramoyl-L-alanyl-D-glutamate--2,6-diaminopimelate ligase: protein MSQPLTTFSSPAEAAHWLRSCVGGALHADSRALESGDGFIAWPGAATDGRHHVASALAQGAVACLVESEGVEAFGFDSDAIACYPGLKAATGEIAAWFYGKPSEQLDVLAITGTNGKTSTAWWLAEALSRSERIAQSPCGVIGTLGIGMPPALVSTGLTTPDPVMLQRELRAFVSRGFGACAIEASSIGIAERRLDGTRIAVAVFTNFTQDHLDYHGDMDAYWQAKAELFRWPGLRAAVVNLDDVHGASLVGNLVESGVGSLDVWTVSAAGSPARLRATDIGYGVDGLEFSIVESSLPVERLATQLIGQYNVDNLLGVVGTMRALGIPLAAAVAACRHLSSVPGRMERVSVSGQPLAVIDYAHTPDALDKALAGLRPLARQRGGALWCVFGCGGDRDAVKRPLMAAVAEKRADRLVITSDNPRSEKPAAIVSQILLGLAAPDAAQVEVDRARAIADTLAQAAPEDVVLIAGRGHEAWQESAGERIAFSDRAHAIDALTRRSAA from the coding sequence ATGTCGCAGCCACTCACCACCTTTTCCTCGCCGGCCGAAGCCGCGCACTGGCTGCGTTCGTGCGTCGGCGGCGCGCTGCACGCCGACAGCCGGGCCCTCGAATCGGGCGACGGTTTCATCGCCTGGCCGGGCGCCGCGACCGATGGTCGCCACCACGTCGCATCGGCACTGGCGCAAGGCGCGGTGGCCTGCCTGGTCGAGAGCGAAGGCGTGGAGGCCTTCGGCTTCGACAGCGACGCGATCGCCTGCTATCCCGGACTCAAGGCCGCGACCGGCGAGATCGCCGCGTGGTTCTACGGCAAGCCGTCGGAGCAGCTCGATGTGCTCGCCATCACCGGCACCAACGGCAAGACGTCCACCGCCTGGTGGCTCGCCGAGGCACTCTCCCGATCGGAGCGCATCGCGCAGTCGCCGTGCGGCGTGATCGGCACGCTGGGCATCGGCATGCCGCCGGCGCTGGTCTCCACCGGCCTCACCACGCCCGACCCGGTGATGCTGCAGCGCGAACTGCGCGCCTTCGTGTCGCGCGGGTTCGGCGCCTGCGCGATCGAGGCCTCGTCCATCGGCATCGCCGAGCGGCGGCTCGACGGCACGCGCATCGCGGTGGCCGTGTTCACCAATTTCACGCAGGACCACCTCGACTACCACGGCGACATGGATGCCTACTGGCAGGCCAAGGCGGAACTGTTCCGCTGGCCCGGTCTGCGCGCGGCGGTGGTCAACCTCGACGACGTGCACGGCGCCTCGCTGGTCGGCAACCTGGTCGAATCCGGCGTGGGTTCGCTCGATGTGTGGACCGTGTCGGCGGCCGGTTCGCCGGCGCGCCTGAGGGCCACGGACATCGGCTACGGCGTCGACGGGCTCGAGTTTTCGATCGTCGAGAGCAGCCTGCCGGTCGAGCGTCTCGCGACGCAGCTGATCGGCCAGTACAACGTCGACAATCTGCTCGGCGTCGTGGGCACGATGCGCGCGCTCGGCATCCCGCTCGCCGCCGCCGTGGCCGCCTGCCGGCACCTGAGCAGCGTGCCGGGCCGCATGGAGCGCGTGAGCGTTTCGGGGCAGCCGCTGGCCGTGATCGACTACGCCCACACGCCCGATGCGCTCGACAAGGCGCTGGCCGGGCTGCGGCCGCTGGCCCGGCAACGCGGCGGCGCCCTCTGGTGCGTGTTCGGTTGCGGCGGCGATCGGGACGCCGTCAAGCGCCCGCTGATGGCGGCCGTGGCCGAGAAGCGGGCCGATCGGCTCGTCATCACCAGCGACAACCCGCGCAGCGAAAAGCCGGCAGCCATCGTCAGTCAGATCCTGCTCGGCCTCGCCGCTCCCGATGCGGCGCAGGTCGAGGTCGACCGTGCTCGCGCGATCGCCGACACACTGGCCCAGGCGGCCCCCGAAGACGTGGTGCTGATCGCCGGTCGTGGCCACGAAGCGTGGCAGGAAAGTGCCGGCGAACGCATCGCCTTTTCCGATCGCGCGCATGCAATCGACGCGCTCACGCGCCGGAGTGCCGCATGA
- the mraY gene encoding phospho-N-acetylmuramoyl-pentapeptide-transferase produces the protein MLMSLAQWLQSLSPEFGFLRVFQYLTFRALMAATTALLIGLAVGPYAIRRLTALKIGQPIRGYGMETHLTKSGTPTMGGVLVLFSIAFATLLWFDLSNRFVWIVLWVTLGFGAIGWVDDWRKVVRKDPEGMRSREKYFWQSVVGLVAGFYLLFSISESSNWRVIELFYAWVRSGFDLSFPPKINLLVPFFKEVSYPLGGIGFVILTYLVIVGSSNAVNLTDGLDGLAIMPVVMVGSALGVFAYVTGSSVYSRYLLFPHIPGSGELLVFCSAMAGAGLAFLWFNTHPAQVFMGDVGALALGGALGTIAVIVRQEIVFFVMGGIFVVEAISVMAQVLYFKYTKKRFGEGRRILKMAPLHHHFEKSGWRETQVVVRFWIITMLLCLVGLSTLKLR, from the coding sequence ATGCTGATGAGCCTGGCCCAATGGTTGCAATCGCTGTCGCCCGAATTCGGGTTCCTGCGCGTCTTCCAGTACCTCACCTTCCGCGCGCTGATGGCCGCAACGACGGCGCTGCTGATCGGCCTCGCGGTCGGCCCGTATGCGATCCGCCGCCTGACCGCGCTCAAGATCGGCCAGCCGATCCGCGGCTACGGCATGGAAACGCACCTGACCAAGAGCGGCACGCCCACCATGGGCGGCGTGCTGGTGCTGTTCTCGATCGCTTTCGCGACCCTGCTTTGGTTCGATCTGTCGAATCGGTTCGTGTGGATCGTGCTCTGGGTCACGCTGGGTTTCGGCGCGATCGGCTGGGTCGACGACTGGCGCAAGGTGGTCCGCAAGGACCCCGAAGGCATGCGCTCGCGCGAGAAGTATTTCTGGCAGTCGGTGGTCGGCCTGGTGGCGGGCTTCTACCTGCTGTTCAGCATCTCCGAGAGCTCGAACTGGCGCGTGATCGAACTGTTCTACGCGTGGGTGCGCTCGGGCTTCGACCTGAGCTTTCCCCCGAAGATCAACCTGCTCGTGCCCTTCTTCAAGGAAGTGAGCTACCCGCTCGGCGGCATCGGCTTCGTCATCCTGACCTACCTCGTGATCGTCGGCTCGAGCAACGCGGTGAACCTCACCGACGGGCTCGACGGCCTGGCGATCATGCCGGTCGTCATGGTCGGCTCGGCGCTGGGCGTGTTCGCCTATGTCACCGGCAGCTCGGTGTACTCGCGCTACCTGCTGTTCCCGCACATTCCGGGCTCGGGCGAACTGCTGGTGTTCTGCTCCGCCATGGCGGGTGCGGGGCTGGCGTTCCTGTGGTTCAACACCCATCCGGCGCAGGTGTTCATGGGCGACGTCGGCGCGCTGGCGCTGGGTGGCGCGCTCGGGACCATCGCGGTCATCGTACGGCAGGAGATCGTCTTCTTCGTGATGGGAGGCATCTTCGTGGTCGAGGCGATCTCGGTGATGGCGCAGGTCCTGTACTTCAAGTACACCAAGAAGCGTTTCGGCGAAGGCCGTCGCATCCTGAAGATGGCGCCCTTGCACCATCACTTCGAGAAGAGCGGATGGCGCGAGACGCAGGTCGTCGTGCGCTTCTGGATCATCACGATGCTGCTGTGCCTGGTAGGTCTGTCGACCCTGAAGCTGCGTTGA
- a CDS encoding UDP-N-acetylmuramoyl-tripeptide--D-alanyl-D-alanine ligase: MSAPAMMTLGQAHAWVPGSRLVGDAATPIQRVHTDTRTLAPGDLFVALKGERFDANAFLADARAAGAVAAIAHGGLEAAGLAGLEVADSLVALGALAGGWRAQYELPLVAVTGSNGKTTVTQMVASILTTASADRALATAGNFNNEIGVPLTLMRLRAHHTRAVVELGMNHPGEIARLGAIARPTIALVNNAQREHLEFMATVEAVARENGAVFDALPDNGTAVFPAGDPFTALWRSLAQETAQRRCLTFGEDEDADIGLVSADWRDGAWKLVARTPVGPLSCTLRIAGRHNVVNALAAIACALPTGIALETIAEGLDAFEPVKGRSKASALKLPDGRVFTLVDDTYNANPDSVRAAIDVLASMPAPRLLVLGDMGEVGDQGPAFHAEVGDWARERGIQQVFGLGDESRHSVDASNRGRGDTQGRHFADIDALNAAVLDALPHTASLLVKGSRFMRMERVVQAVVGHTTPHNEEAGHA, from the coding sequence ATGAGCGCGCCGGCCATGATGACTCTCGGCCAGGCGCATGCCTGGGTGCCCGGCTCGCGGCTGGTCGGCGATGCCGCGACGCCGATCCAGCGTGTGCACACCGATACCCGCACGCTCGCCCCCGGCGATCTGTTCGTTGCGCTCAAGGGCGAGCGCTTCGACGCCAACGCGTTTCTGGCCGATGCCCGGGCCGCCGGCGCGGTGGCCGCCATCGCGCACGGCGGGCTCGAAGCCGCCGGCCTCGCCGGGCTCGAAGTGGCAGATTCGCTGGTCGCCCTCGGCGCCCTCGCCGGCGGCTGGCGCGCGCAGTACGAACTGCCGCTGGTCGCGGTCACCGGCAGCAACGGCAAGACCACCGTCACGCAGATGGTGGCGTCGATCCTGACGACGGCCTCCGCCGATCGCGCGCTGGCGACCGCCGGAAATTTCAACAACGAGATCGGGGTGCCGCTGACCCTGATGCGGCTGCGCGCGCACCACACGCGTGCCGTGGTCGAGCTCGGCATGAACCATCCGGGCGAGATCGCGCGGCTCGGCGCCATCGCGCGGCCGACCATCGCGCTGGTCAACAACGCGCAGCGCGAGCACCTCGAATTCATGGCCACGGTGGAAGCGGTGGCGCGTGAAAACGGCGCCGTGTTCGACGCGCTTCCGGACAACGGCACCGCGGTGTTTCCCGCCGGCGACCCGTTCACCGCCTTGTGGCGTTCGCTCGCACAGGAGACCGCGCAGCGCCGCTGTCTCACGTTCGGCGAAGACGAGGATGCCGACATCGGTCTGGTGTCGGCCGACTGGCGCGACGGCGCGTGGAAGCTGGTCGCCCGCACGCCCGTGGGCCCGCTGTCGTGCACGTTGCGCATTGCCGGCCGCCACAACGTGGTCAACGCGCTGGCCGCCATCGCCTGTGCGCTGCCGACCGGCATTGCGCTCGAGACGATCGCCGAGGGGCTCGACGCTTTCGAGCCCGTCAAGGGCCGCTCCAAAGCCAGCGCCCTGAAGCTGCCCGACGGGCGCGTGTTCACGCTGGTCGACGACACCTACAACGCCAATCCGGATTCGGTGCGCGCCGCGATCGACGTGCTCGCCAGCATGCCGGCGCCGCGCCTGCTGGTGCTCGGCGACATGGGCGAGGTCGGCGACCAGGGCCCGGCTTTCCATGCCGAAGTGGGCGACTGGGCGCGCGAGCGCGGCATCCAACAGGTCTTCGGGCTCGGCGACGAATCCAGGCACAGCGTCGACGCGTCGAATCGCGGTCGGGGCGACACACAGGGCCGGCATTTCGCGGACATCGATGCGCTCAATGCCGCCGTGCTCGATGCCTTGCCGCACACCGCCAGCCTGCTGGTCAAGGGCTCGCGTTTCATGCGCATGGAGCGCGTCGTGCAGGCCGTCGTCGGCCACACCACCCCACACAACGAGGAGGCCGGTCATGCGTGA